From one Colletotrichum destructivum chromosome 3, complete sequence genomic stretch:
- a CDS encoding Putative DNA mismatch repair protein Mlh1, producing MSSSPMDVDPSPAAGTKRKAEEDPDESRAARRIRALDPNVVNKIAAGEIIVAPVNALKELIENSVDAGATALEVLVKDGGLKLLQITDNGCGIQKEDMDILCERHTTSKITAFEDLASIATYGFRGEALASISHIAHLSVTTKTKDSDCAWRAAYLDGKLAPAKPGQSAEPKPTAGRQGTQISVEDMFYNIPTRRRAFRSPAEEYNKIIDIVGRYAIHCKGVAFSCKKYGESGTSVSIQATATEVDRIRQIYGSSVANELMQFSTSEDRWGFKATGWATNANYNIKKTTFLLFINHRCVESTNIKKALEQLYSSFLPKGGRPFIYISLEIDPARVDVNVHPTKQEVHFLNEDDIIQSICEHIRSQLAEVDTSRTFMTQSLLPGSHLVDASLQAEDEGVSATPATPARETPGSKRPRRNSNSLVRTDTSLRKITSMLPSATATTPSKASPAAAAAAAIAAGSADQNVLSASEDIRYEMVDRPFAPMKLTSIKELRAEVREEMHNDLTDIFANHTFVGIVDERRRLAAIQSGIKLYLIDYGRTCYEYCYQVGLTDFGNFGTIRFTPPLDLREILRVGAEIEKSNIESPDEDFDVDDVIEKVAAQLIERREMLSEYFSLEVTPAGELLTIPLLIKGYTPAMVKLPRFLLRLGPCVDWTEEKPCFDTFLKELASFYVPEQLPPTIGGEADENEGGDTLDGLVADRRKNVRWAMEHVFFPAFKARLVATTPLMKAAVLEVADLKGLYRVFERC from the exons ATGTCTTCTAGCCCTATGGACGTTGATCCTTCACCTGCGGCTGGAACAAAGCGGAAGGCAGAGGAAGACCCGGACGAGTCTCGTGCTGCCCGTCGCATTCGG GCTCTTGACCCCAACGTTGTCAACAAGATCGCCGCAGGAGAGATCATCGTTGCCCCTGTCAATGCTTTGAAAGAATTGATTGAGAACTCGGTCGATGCTGGCGCCACTGCTCTCGAAGTCCTGgtcaaggacggcggcctcAAACTCCTCCAGATCACCGACAATGGCTGCGGCATCCAG AAAGAAGACATGGACATTCTCTGCGAACGACACACTACCTCCAAGATCAccgcctttgaggaccttgCTTCAATCGCCACCTACGGCTTCAGAGGCGAGGCATTGGCAAGTATCAGCCACATCGCCCATCTTTCCGTCaccaccaagaccaaggatTCGGATTGCGCCTGGCGCGCCGCCTACCTCGATGGCAAGCTGGCCCCTGCCAAACCCGGCCAGTCGGCTGAGCCCAAGCCTACGGCTGGACGCCAGGGCACCCAGATCAGCGTTGAAGACATGTTCTATAACATACCaacgcgtcgacgagcttTCAGGTCGCCCGCTGAAGAGTACAACAAGatcatcgacatcgtcggcCGATACGCCATCCACTGTAAGGGAGTCGCCTTCTCGTGCAAAAAGTACGGCGAATCGGGCACCAGTGTCTCAATCCAGGCAACGGCGACCGAGGTCGACCGCATTAGGCAGATTTACGGATCAAGTGTTGCCAACGAGCTGATGCAATTCTCAACATCCGAAGACCGCTGGGGCTTTAAGGCTACCGGCTGGGCCACGAATGCCAACTACAACATCAAGAAAACCacctttctcctcttcatcaaTCACCGCTGTGTCGAGTCCACCAACATCAAAAAGGCCCTCGAACAATTGTACTCGTCATTCCTGCCCAAGGGCGGTCGGCCTTTCATCTACATCAGCTTGGAGATCGACCCCGCCCGCGTCGATGTCAATGTGCATCCGACAAAGCAGGAGGTGCATTTTCTAAATGAGGACGATATCATCCAATCAATATGCGAGCACATTCGATCACAGCTCGCCGAGGTAGACACAAGCCGCACATTCATGACACAGAGCCTGCTTCCGGGCAGCCATCTGGTGGACGCGTCCCTTcaggccgaggatgagggtgtctcggcgacgccggcgactcCTGCGCGAGAAACGCCAGGCTCGAAACGGCCGCGGAGGAACTCTAACAGTCTCGTTCGCACCGACACGAGCCTGCGCAAAATTACCAGCATGCTCCCATCCGctacagcaacaacaccctCCAAGGCCTcccccgcggcggcggcggcggcggcaataGCGGCTGGATCAGCTGACCAGAATGTCTTGTCTGCCTCTGAAGATATTCGTTACGAGATGGTGGACCGGCCCTTTGCGCCGATGAAGCTCACTAGCATCAAGGAGCTTCGTGCCGAGGTCAGAGAGGAAATGCACAATGACCTAACGGACATTTTTGCCAATCATACAttcgtcggcatcgtcgacgagcgtcgccgcctcgccgccatccagaGCGGTATCAAGTTGTACCTCATTGACTACGGCCGCACCTGCTATGAGTACTGTTACCAAGTTGGTCTAACGGATTTTGGCAATTTTGGCACCATTCGGTTCACGCCACCGCTGGACTTGCGGGAGATTCTCCGTGTgggcgccgagatcgagaagAGTAACATTGAGTCTCCCGATGAGGATTtcgatgttgatgatgtgATCGAAAAGGTCGCTGCCCAGCTGATTGAGCGACGCGAGATGCTTAGCGAGTACTTCTCGCTCGAGGTCACCCCTGCAGGCGAGCTCCTTACCATTCCCCTCCTGATTAAGGGCTACACGCCCGCCATGGTCAAACTGCCACGATTTCTGCTGCGTCTAGGGCCCTGCGTCGACTGGACAGAGGAGAAGCCGTGCTTCGATACGTTCCTGAAGGAGCTGGCGTCCTTCTATGTGCCCGAGCAGCTGCCACCGaccatcggcggcgaggccgacgaaaACGAGGGCGGAGATACGCTGGATGGTCTAGTCGCGGACAGGCGGAAGAATGTGCGTTGGGCGATGGAGCACGTGTTTTTCCCTGCCTTCAAGGCGAGATTAGTTGCGACGACGCCGCTGATGAAGGCTGCTGTGCTCGAGGTTGCCGATCTTAAGGGCTTATACCGGGTGTTTGAAAGGTGTTGA
- a CDS encoding Putative armadillo-like helical protein, with amino-acid sequence MGKSRRNRGGQSHRKDPIAKSVKPPSDPELAALREKSILPVIKDLQSSEPKSRAAAAEAVSNIVSNEKCRKLLLREQIVHIVLNETLTDASLDSRAAGWDILRLLAEEEETDFCIHLYRQDVLSAMGFASQTILENLAKSSTLTKGELKITWAITESVVALLSALAEAQDEILEAIVGIEGIKNLLFAIIAYADSPSSICLDALSALLTLSEDNTRLAQDIVADESPKPLTALTRLQGVPGAKGVLACGVLHNILATLQWFDGTPEQKSLSDASLIPTLSSALKEAKQESDLPPKSQWSNPTEVLQLALEILADIGTTLQQSMRGDSKKDGEEWNGIGDEDDTAMDEDDKEMDVGSGDEDNAEDDEDDEDDESMDEDALQADMDLVTGVDDDDDDEGSMDDLPTLRELVQQAIPQIIILATASSHSEDATQLQAHALSTLSNIAWSISVFDFSEDHNEAILKAWTPSGKAIWGKVIVPILAANTADVELATKVTSLAWAVSRSLPGGVPLGGDEHSKFMALYHATKNIAQTEVNGAANGDKSKDEEPEDPFQGLGVKCIGVLGQLARDPAPIALNREIGVFLVTVVNALPEVPAADAIEALNQLFDIYGDEELACDKEVFWKDNFLQHFEAAQPKVKALVKTIDKRTQPELRTRADEVVLNLGRFIQYKKKKQP; translated from the exons ATGGGCAAGTCAAGGCGAAACAGAGGCGGCCAAAGCCATCGCAAGGACCCCATCGCCAAATCCGTCAAGCCGCCCTCCGACCCCGAGCTGGCAGCCCTTAGGGAAAAGTCCATTTTGCCCGTCATCAAGGACCTGCAGAGCTCCGAGCCCAAGTCGcgcgctgccgctgccgaggccgtctcAAATATCGTCTCCAACGAAAAGTGCCGGAAGTTGCTCTTGCGCGAGCAGATCGTCCACATCGTTCTCAATGAGACTCTCACCGATGCGAGCCTAGACAGCCGCGCTGCCGGATGGGATATCCTGAggctcctcgccgaggaggaggagaccgaCTTTTGCATCCACCTCTACCGTCAGGATGTCCTCAGTGCTATGGGCTTTGCTTCCCAGACT ATCCTTGAGAACCTCGCCAAGAGTTCCACTTTGACCAAGGGGGAGCTGAAGATTACTTGGGCAATCACTGAGTCTGTTGTCGCCCTCTTGTCCGCCCTTGCTGAGGCCCAGGATGAGATACTCGAAGCCATTGTTGGCATTGAGGGCATCAAGAACCTCCTTTTCGCCATCATCGCTTACGCCGACTCACCCTCGAGCATCTGCCTCGATGCTCTGTCCGCTCTCCTGACTCTGTCCGAGGACAACACCCGTCTCGCTCAGGATattgtcgccgacgagagcCCCAAGCCGCTTACGGCCTTGACCAGATTGCAAGGCGTGCCTGGTGCCAAGGGTGTTTTGGCATGCGGCGTCCTGCACAACATCCTCGCCACATTGCAATGGTTCGACGGGACGCCCGAGCAAAAGAGCCTGTCTGACGCATCCCTGATACCGACCTTGTCCTCGGCACTCAAGGAAGCCAAGCAGGAGTCTGACCTACCGCCCAAGAGTCAATGGTCTAACCCGACAGAGGTTCTCCAGCTGGCATTGGAGATCCTCGCTGACATCGGAACAACCCTCCAGCAGTCTATGCGGGGCGACAGCAAGAAGGACGGAGAGGAGTGGAATGGCAtcggcgatgaagacgacaCCGCtatggacgaggacgacaaagAAATGGATGTGGGTTCCGGCGATGAGGACaatgccgaggacgacgaggacgacgaggacgacgagtcAATGGACGAAGACGCGCTGCAAGCTGACATGGACCTGGTGACTggcgttgacgatgatgacgacgacgaggggagTATGGATGACCTGCCAACCCTGCGCGAACTGGTACAACAGGCCATTCCACAGATCATCATCCTGGCGACCGCATCCTCGCACTCCGAGGATGCCACGCAGCTCCAGGCGCATGCTTTGTCCACTCTCAGCAACATTGCCTGGTCGATTTCCGTCTTTGACTTCTCCGAGGATCACAACGAAGCCATCCTGAAGGCCTGGACGCCCTCTGGCAAGGCCATTTGGGGCAAGGTCATTGTTCCCATCCTGGCCGCCAAcaccgccgacgtcgagctggCGACCAAAGTGACCAGTCTCGCGTGGGCCGTCTCTCGAAGCCTGCCCGGAGGCGTGCCTCTGGGCGGTGACGAGCACAGCAAGTTCATGGCCCTCTACCACGCGACCAAGAACATTGCCCAAACGGAAGTGAACGGTGCTGCCAATGGAGACAAGtccaaggacgaggagcccGAAGATCCGTTCCAGGGTCTCGGCGTCAAGTGCATCGGCGTCTTGGGCCAGCTGGCGCGCGACCCGGCCCCTATCGCGCTGAACAGGGAGatcggcgtcttcctcgtcaccgtTGTCAACGCTCTGCCCGAAgtcccggccgccgacgctATCGAGGCCCTGAACCAGCTGTTTGACATctacggcgacgaggagctggcaTGCGACAAGGAGGTCTTCTGGAAGGACAACTTCCTGCAGCACTTTGAGGCCGCCCAGCCCAAAGTCAAGGCCTTGGTGAAGACGATTGACAAGAGAACACAGCCTGAGCTGCGTACtcgcgccgacgaggtggtCCTGAACCTCGGGCGCTTCATTCAgtacaagaagaagaagcagccatAA
- a CDS encoding Putative DnaJ domain, Chaperone J-domain superfamily codes for MATTPDVKEEKDALDALELEAKEFDKDAEIDRILKAFRLDAYAVLDLQPGVPESDIKITYRKKSLLIHPDKTKNPLAPDAFDRLKKAQTELMDEKHRERLDEAIADARMLLIRENKWTVDSPELKTDEFAKKWRDKAREVLIDNEHRRRRQMKAQMQEEGREQKKEEEEVEQRKRKRQHEQDWEATRDQRISSWRDFQKGKSGDGKKKKKMKPIG; via the exons ATGGCAACGACACCAGACGTaaaagaggagaaggatgcGCTGGACgcgctcgagctcgaggcgaAGGAGTTTGACAAG GATGCGGAAATCGACAGAATCCTCAAGGCCTTCCGGCTAGACGCCtacgccgtcctcgacctgcAACCCGGTGTGCCCGAGTCGGACATCAAGATCACGTACCGTAAAAAGTCGCTGCTCATCCACCCGGACAAGACCAAGAACCCGCTGGCGCCGGACGCCTTCGACCGGCTCAAGAAGGCTCAGACGGAGCTGATGGACGAGAAGCACCGCGAGaggctcgacgaggccatcgcaGACGCGCGCATGCTGCTGATCCGCGAGAACAAGTGGACCGTCGACAGCCCCGAGCTCAAGACGGACGAGTTCGCCAAGAAGTGGCGCGACAAGGCGCGTGAGGTGCTCATCGACAACgaacaccgccgccgccgacagaTGAAAGCTCAGAtgcaggaggagggccgcgagcagaagaaggaggaggaggaggtcgagcagcgcaagCGCAAGAGGCAGCACGAGCAGGACTGGGAGGCCACACGGGACCAGCGCATCAGCAGCTGGCGGGACTTCCAAAAGGGCAAGTCTGGTgacggcaagaagaagaagaagatgaagcccATTGGCTGA
- a CDS encoding Putative ATP-dependent RNA helicase DEAD-box, DEAD/DEAH box helicase domain-containing protein: protein MPRRAASPAPSEGEVDIADSLFATNASDNGSDGGQETGGFDFDMDGIMNGNEGGQDDDDGDEAFIALQQAASFRKASNLKGKSVKKGGGFQAMGLNANLLRAITKKGFSVPTPIQRKTIPLILDRKDVVGMARTGSGKTAAFVIPMIERLRAHSAKVGTRALIMSPSRELALQTLKVVKEFSKGTDLKCILLVGGDSMEDQFSMMSSNPDIVIATPGRFLHLKVEMGLDLSSIKYVVFDEADRLFEMGFAAQLTEILHALPLSRQSLLFSATLPASLVEFARAGLQDPTLVRLDAETKISPDLESAFFSVKGAEKEAALLHILNDLIKMPQGTPDGIPLDVVPSKKRKREGEGRGKPTEHSTIIFAATKHHVDYLALLLTKAGYAVSYVYGSLDQEARRINTENFRNGRANILVVTDVAARGIDIPVLANVINYDFPPQPKVFVHRVGRTARAGQRGWAYSIVRELDTPYLLDLQLFLGRRLVVGHDTENFSHAEDVVVGGLRRDKIEIQMEWMEKILKEEADIEAMRKVSTKAEKLYLKTRHSASSQSAKRARELVGTKAWHSLHPIFGADINNAEQARNEMMAKISGFRPAETIFEIGRGGKGSSSEAAEVMKQLRKRITPHRGSKKKVDSDDEMGDFDDAANDSDGEADEGVNAEAMEAYDSENDQDDDDGFEVTVTNTGEKKKKPDSWKDPEVFMTYEPRSTNAAEERGYGVTSGAQTSSFVEAARHLQMDLTNDDTTKGFGEPSRAKGMRWDKKQNKYVARQNDEDGSKGSKYVRGESGVRIAASFQSGRFDRWRKANRLGRIQVGGLEKSNVPELPANHKYKHKQEKAPKQADKYRDDYETRKKRIAEAKEKRVGQYKDGAGNRKEIKGVEDIRKARWEKQKRMEKNARPTRRK, encoded by the exons ATGCCTCGTCGCGCAGCATCTCCTGCGCCCTCCGAGGGAGAGGTTGATATCGCCGACTCACTTTTCGCCACGAACGCCAGCGACAACGGGAGCGATGGCGGGCAGGAAACCGGAGGCTTCGACTTCGACATGGACGGCATCATGAACGGCAACGAGGGAgggcaagacgacgacgatggcgacgaagCGTTCATCGCGTTGCAGCAGGCAGCCTCGTTCCGGAAGGCGTCCAACTTGAAGGGAAAGTCGGTCAAGAAGGGCGGTGGCTTCCAGGCCATGG GTCTGAATGCGAACCTCCTACGCGCGATTACGAAGAAGGGATTCTCTGTCCCAACGCCGATTCAGCGAAAGACGATTCCTCTGATCTTGGACCGCAAAGATGTCGTGGGCATGGCGAGAACGGGTTCCGGAAAGACTGCGGCCTTCGTCATTCCAATGATCGAGCGCCTCCGCGCCCACAGCGCAAAGGTCGGCACGCGGGCGCTCATCATGTCGCCGTCCCGTGAGCTTGCGCTCCAGACGCTCAAGGTTGTCAAGGAGTTCAGCAAGGGTACGGACCTGAAGTGCATCTTGCTGGTCGGTGGTGACAGTATGGAGGACCAGTTCAGCATGATGTCCTCAAACCCGGATATTGTCATCGCTACACCTGGTCGTTTCCTCCATCTCAAGGTCGAAATGGGTCTCGACTTGTCGTCGATCAAGtacgtcgtcttcgacgaggccgatcGGCTGTTCGAGATGGGTTTCGCCGCCCAGCTTACCGAGATCCTCCACGCCCTTCCTCTCTCGAGGCAGAGTCTCTTGTTCTCTGCCAcgctgccggcctccttgGTCGAATTCGCCAGAGCCGGTCTGCAAGACCCGACCCTTGTGCGTTTGGATGCCGAGACAAAGATTTCTCCCGATCTCGAGAGCGCCTTCTTCTCTGTCAAGGGAGCAGAAAAGGAGGCTGCCCTGCTTCACATtctcaacgacctcatcaaGATGCCGCAAGGCACCCCTGACGGAATCCCATTGGATGTCGTGCCCtcaaagaagaggaagcgtGAGGGAGAAGGCAGAGGGAAGCCGACGGAACACTCGACCATCATCTTCGCAGCCACCAAGCATCACGTTGACTACCTGGCATTGCTGTTGACCAAGGCCGGCTACGCTGTATCATACGTATACGGTTCTCTGGACCAAGAAGCTCGTCGCATCAACACCGAGAACTTCCGCAACGGACGCGCCAATATCCTGGTGGTGACGGACGTTGCGGCCAGAGGTATCGATATCCCCGTCCTGGCAAACGTCATCAACTACGATTTCCCCCCTCAGCCCAAGGTCTTTGTGCATCGCGTTGGACGTACAGCGCGTGCCGGTCAGAGGGGTTGGGCCTACAGCATCGTGCGCGAACTCGACACGCCCTACCTCCTGGACCTgcagctcttcctcggccgcaggCTGGTCGTGGGCCACGACACTGAGAACTTCTCCCACGCCGAGGATGTTGTCGTTGGTGGACTGAGACGCGACAAGATTGAAATCCAAATGGAGTGGATGGAGAAGATCCTGAAGGAAGAGGCCGACATTGAGGCCATGCGCAAAGTCTCGAcaaaggccgagaagctttATCTCAAGACGCGCCACTCTGCGTCAAGTCAGAGCGCGAAGCGTGCGCGCGAGCTTGTGGGCACCAAAGCCTGGCACTCGCTGCATCCCATTTTTGGCGCGGATATCAACAATGCCGAGCAGGCACGCAACGAGATGATGGCTAAGATCAGTGGCTTTAGACCGGCCGAGACGATTTTCGAGattggaagaggaggaaagggCTCAAGCAgtgaggcggcggaggtcATGAAGCAGTTGAGGAAACGCATTACACCGCATCgcggcagcaagaagaaggtcgactcggacgacgagatgggAGACTTTGACGATGCCGCGAATGActcggacggcgaggcggacgagggggTGAACGCCGAAGCGATGGAGGCGTACGACTCGGAGAACGAtcaagacgacgatgacgggtTCGAAGTCACGGTCACCAACAccggcgagaagaagaagaagccggaTTCGTGGAAGGACCCGGAAGTGTTCATGACGTACGAGCCCAGATCAACCaacgcggccgaggagcgcggTTACGGTGTCACGTCAGGCGCGCAGACGTCAAGCTTcgtggaggcggcgcgccATCTCCAGATGGACCTCACAAACGACGACACGACCAAGGGATTCGGCGAGCCATCGCGAGCCAAGGGCATGCGGTGGGACAAGAAGCAGAACAAGTACGTGGCGCGGCagaacgacgaggacgggtCCAAGGGGTCCAAATACGTGCGCGGCGAGAGCGGTGTCAGGATCGCGGCCAGCTTCCAGAGCGGGCGGTTCGACCGGTGGCGCAAGGCCAACCGGCTCGGGCGGATCCAGGTGGGCGGGCTCGAGAAGTCCAACGTGCCGGAGCTGCCGGCGAACCACAAGTACAAGCACAAGCAGGAGAAGGCGCCGAAGCAGGCGGACAAGTACCGCGACGACTACGAGACGCGCAAGAagcgcatcgccgaggccaaggagaagcgcgTGGGCCAGTACAAGGACGGCGCGGGCAACCGcaaggagatcaagggcgtcgaggacatccGCAAGGCGAGGtgggagaagcagaagcgCATGGAAAAGAACGCGCGGCCGACGCGCAGGAAGTAG
- a CDS encoding Putative glycoside hydrolase superfamily, asl1-like, glycosyl hydrolase catalytic gives MSRQHAQKRCLLWDYTNTRDRPKAIDQLFPPTSTASPFRSVHNWNAWYPPELKGRLPFRPMIRTRAQLDTEEWDWIRDSDAAVVHYLNEPERQGISPQDAATWWRAKVVPELRDAKGKKLVGPACASDEAGGRWLAEFMSIVCSGGSGCEGPDFLGAHYYGGDVGHAKQYIESLWERYQLPLNVSEIASTSRDKAEVVRFTEEMSSWMDEQVWVDEYGWFGCMAHCADDFVSPAAQLMDEEGKFTPLMRQLMGQRQTCERGRE, from the coding sequence ATGTCTAGACAGCACGCGCAAAAACGATGCCTGTTGTGGGACTACACCAACACACGCGACCGCCCAAAGGCAATCGACCAGCTCTTCCCGCCCACCTCGACCGCTTCTCCGTTCAGGTCGGTCCACAACTGGAACGCCTGGTACCCGCCGGAGCTTAAGGGCCGCCTGCCCTTCCGGCCAATGATTCGCACGCGGGCGCAGCTTGACACTGAGGAGTGGGACTGGATCCGCGACTCGGACGCCGCGGTCGTGCACTACCTCAACGAGCCGGAACGGCAGGGCATCTCGCCGCAGGACGCCGCGACGTGGTGGCGAGCGAAGGTCGTGCCGGAGCTGCGGGACGcaaaggggaagaagctcGTCGGGCCGGCCTGTGCgagcgacgaggccggcgggcggtggcTCGCGGAGTTTATGAGCATTGtctgcagcggcggcagcggctgTGAGGGGCCGGACTTTCTGGGGGCTCATTATtacggcggcgatgtcgggCATGCCAAGCAGTACATCGAGTCCCTGTGGGAGAGGTACCAACTCCCGTTGAACGTTTCCGAGATTGCGTCTACCAGCCGCGACAAGGCGGAGGTCGTGAGGTTCACGGAAGAGATGAGCAGTTGGATGGATGAGCAGGTGTGGGTTGACGAGTACGGATGGTTCGGGTGCATGGCGCACTGCGCGGACGACTTTGTCAGTCCGGCCGCGCAGCTGATGGATGAGGAGGGGAAGTTTACGCCGCTCATGAGGCAGTTGATGGGACAGAGGCAGACTTGcgagaggggaagggagtAG